Part of the Ancylothrix sp. D3o genome is shown below.
TGGAGAGCGAAGCTATTTCTGGATTTTAGAGCGGTAAATAAAACCACCAATCGCCAGAATTATAAGTCCGAAAAAAAGCAACCAGAAAATCTGATTACTAGAACAACCCGTAAAACAGGATTGACGGGAATAT
Proteins encoded:
- a CDS encoding LPXTG cell wall anchor domain-containing protein gives rise to the protein FGLAFFYKVTRLYFNYTLFKCTTAYLREDLSQAESIDEYSRQSCFTGCSSNQIFWLLFFGLIILAIGGFIYRSKIQK